The Microlunatus soli genome contains the following window.
TCGGAGACTTCCTCTCCGCCGACCGTCCGTACGACTTCTTGTTCCGGGTCTGGCCGGGAAGTCAACGCTTCCTGCTGAGCGCATCTCCTGAGTTGCTCAGCGGTTACGCCAGAGAATCGGTGATCGGAGGGGCGGTCGGTGTCGAATGGTGCGAGCCGCTGACCTTCCGGGGACGTAAGAACAGCGGCTTCGGCAACCGCGATCTGTACCGTGACGACGAACTCAGCAACGGCCTCCAGGACTGGAAGAAGTACCGCTACTTCTATCGCCTCGCCGGACGTCTGATGTACGACCCGGACGCTGATCCCACCCAATGGCGCCGCTACCTCAGCGGTGTGTTCGGTGAGGCTGCCGGGCCGATCGAGGACGCTCTGTCGGTTGGCAGTCGGGTTCTGCCGCTGGTCACGACCGTGCTCGGGATGAGTGCATCCAACAACTTCTTCTGGCCGGAGGTGCCGACCAACTTCCCGTTGGCGCACACCGGTGGCGCCGGCGTGTACGACTTCGACACCGCCGAGCCGAAGCTGTGGGGAGGCATCTCGCCGTTCGACCCGGCGATCTTCGACACGACTTACCAATACGTCGCCTCCGAGGTCGACGGCGAGCCGACCGGCCGGTACACACCGGTGGAGGTTGCCCGATGGCTCGACGGGCTGGCCCGGTCGGCGGTCGCCGCGCTCGACGCCGCCGCCAGCAGCGTCGTCGATCCGACGGATCCGGAATTCGTCCGGGTCGATGTCGACGTCAGGATTCAGGCCGCCCTGGCGCGCTTCTATGCGGCGCGGATTCGCGCCGGCATCAGGTACGCCCGCTACGAGCAGGCGAAGAACGGTGCCGAGTTGCTGGCCGCGGTCGAGGAGTACGCCGTCGGCCGGGAAGCCTTCGCCGAGGTGATCACTCTGGCCGATGGGGTGTATGCCGACGAGATCTGCTTCGGTGACCGCGTCACCGAGCGGGGGCATTGGACCGACCGACTCGACCAGCTCGATCGGGACCTGGCCGCGTTGCGGAAGGAAGCGGTGGAGCTCCCCGGCGATCCGAGCGGAGCCGTTGCGCTGCCGCTGGCCATGCCCGAACGGGTACCGGACCCACTGACGCATCAGCCGCCGGCAAACTTCGAGCCGGGCAACCCGTTGCCGCTGCGGGTGGAAGCCGACGCCGCCTCGGTCGAGGTCCGGTTCCGGCATCTCCATCAGGGCGAGAGTTATCGCCGCCTGCAACTGCGACACGAGGGCGGCGTGTTCATCGGTGAGCTTCCTGACGACGTCGCCGACGGCTCTTTCCCGGTGCAGTACTACTTCGTCGTCGAGACCGATACGCACCGACGACAGGTCTCCCCGGGGATCGGCGAATCGCTGTGCCAACGCCCGTATCACGTTGTGCCGTCGTCCACGACCGCCTGATCAACGCACCATCATCGAGGGCCGCGCCGTCGATCGATGATGCCGAGGTGATCAAGCGAGGGCGCGACGTCAGGCGTGCGAGATCCGGACCTGATTGCTGGCTTCGCGTTGCAGTTCGGCGTCCAGGAAGCGGTGGCTGAGGTGTGCGATCAGGTCGGCGTGGGCCGGGTCCTTGGCCAGATTGTGTAGCTCGTCGGGATCCTGCTGAAGGTCGAAGACCTCGACGTGATCATCGCCGCGATAGATGGTGATCTTGTACCGGTCGTCCACGTAGCTGCGGATGTGGACCCGGCTGGGTTGGAAGCGGTTCTCCACCACGGCATGATCACGAGCTGGGGCTCCGCCCGACCAGGCTCGGAGTTGATCAACTCCCTGCATCGCTCCGGGGGTCGGTTGTCCGGCGGCAGCCAGGAAGGTCGGTGCGAGATCGATCAGCGAGGTGATCGATTCCGTCGCGCTGCCGGCCGGGATCTGAGGAGGAAAGCGCGCCAGGAAGGGAATCCTGATCAGGTCCTCGTAGTGGAACGGGCCTTTGGCGGTGAGACCGTGTGCGCCGAGGAAGTGTCCATGATCGGTAGTGAAGACGACGAGTGTGTTGTCGGTCAATCCGCGCTGATCAAGGGAGTCGAGGATGCGCCCGACCTGATCGTCGATGAAGCTGATCATGCCGTAGTAGATCGCCAGGTGTTGGCGCATGGTGTCCTTGTCGATCACCTGTCGGTTGAAGCCGTGCGTCGCGTACGGCGTCTCGAACCATCGGCTGAAGTCCGGATCGTCCTTCTGGGTCTCGGCAAACCACGGGTGCATCTGGTCCAGCTCGCCGGGGACCAATTCGCCGGGTTCGCAGTCGGCAGGGTCGTACATCGATGCGTACGGTTCCGGCACCAGGTAGGGCGGATGCGGATCGTGGAAGCTGGCCCACGTGAAGAACGGGCGCTCGGTCGTCACCGCATCGTCGATCATGGCCAGCGTCCGGTCGCCGGTCCACCTGGTGTAGTGGTACTCCGCCGGGAGATCCCAGCGATGGAGGCGTCCACCGCTGCCGTCGGTATTGCGGAAGTAGCGCGGCCAATCGGTCAGGCCCTGCTCCTGCATCCAGAGCGCGTAGTGGGCTCCGACCCACTGCTCGTCGGCATGGTTGCGCGTGATCTCGATGTGGTCGAAGCCGTAGAACGGTCCGTGGAACGATCGCCACAGATCCCAATCCCGGAAGTGTTCCGGCGTCTCGATCGAGGTCTGGCCCGGGACGGACGCGAGTGGTTGCAGGTGCGCCTTCCCGATCAGCGAGGTCCGATAGCCGGCGGCGGACAGTAATCCGGCCACCGTCGTCGCCGACTCGTCGAGCTTCGTCCCGAGCGTCCAGGCGCCATGGCTGGACGGATACTGACCGGTGAGGATCGAGGCTCTCGACGGCGTGCAGAGCGGGTTCGGGCAGTAGGCCCGATCGACGGTGACACCTTCGGCAGCGAGCCGGTCCAGATGCGGAGTCTGCAAGATCGGGGTCCGGGTGCCCATCGCCTTCCAGTGATGCTGATCCGTCGTGATCAAGACGATGTTGGGTGCGCGGTCGGCCGTACGGGACGGGGAGGTCATGCAGAGAACTATTCCAGGCTGCGCGTTCAGCTGACCGCCAGCCAGGGGAGAGGGATGCTCGCCGGCCAACATCGAGCTCCTTGTCCGGAGCCGATCCGCTCCGCCCAACGCCGCCCCGACCTGTCGGCCGAGTCGGCCGAGCTCATGCTCGGAAGAACTGTCGGTGGGTCGTTCTAGTGTGTTGGACATGACCAACGGGACGTTCATTGCCGACGCGGCGGGTGATGCTGCGTCGGGGCGTTCGAGTGTCTCGGACTGGTTGTCTCCTGGTTTTCTGGATGGCCCGTCGGATGATCATCCGTGTTGGGATGAGGGATCACGGTGGGATCTCGAGTTGCCCGACGATCCGGGTGATCTGGTGCACACCGTCGCCCCGCCCCTGGTGGGTGTGCGGCAGGCGGTGGACCGGATCGCATCAACACAGCTGTGGCAGTTGTCCGATATCGAGTTGTTGGAACGGCTGGATCAACTCGGCGCTGTTGCCGACCGGCTCCGGGGTGAACAGTTGCGGGTGATCGCCGAGACCCGACGTCGCCGGATTTGTGAGGATCAGCAGGGCTGGACCGTTGCCGACCGGATCACCGATACCGGCCGGCTCCGACCCCGGCAGGGTCGGGCGATGGTCCGGCTTGCCGAACAGCTGGAACGATTCGAGTTGATCGCGGCTGCGATCGGCTCGGCGGATGTGACGGTGGAACAAGCCACCGCGATCTGCACCAGTCTGAAGAATCTCCCTGCTACCGCCGACCCGGTCGAGGTCGAAGGACTGCAATCCGAGTTGATTATCCGCGCCGCCGAGTTCCCTGCCGATGCGTTGCGCCGGCTGGCGAACCGTCTGATCGAACAGCTCGAGCCCGACACCGTGGACGAACGACTCGGCGCCCAGTTGGAGGCCGAGGAACGTCGGGCCCGGCGGGACCGGTATTTGACCTGGCGGCATGGTGAACACGGATCGATCGATTTTCATGGCCGATTGCCCGCGGTTGCCGGGGAAGCGTTCATCGGTCAGCTCGATGCCTATGAGAAACAGGCCCGAGCCAAAGGCCTTGATCACCGGATCGACCCGGACACCGAGGTGCCGACCCTGGCGCAACGCCGCGCCGACGCTCTGACCGCGATGATCGACGACCTGGCCCGACGCCAACTCGCCCCGTCGGTGCATGGTGACCGGCCGCGGGTGGTGATCGTGATCGACTACGAGCACCTGTTGGCCGGACTCCGATCCGGAGGAGTGATCCTCGGCTCCGACGAGACCGTCACACCCGGCGAAGCCCGCCGGTTGGCGTGTGGTGCGGACCTGCTGCCGGCGGTCTTCGGTGGCCCGTCGACGGTCCTGGATCTTGGCCGAAGAGTGCGGTTGTTCACCGGCGCGCTGCGGCAAGCGTTGACCCTGCGCGACGGCGGGTGTGCCTTCCCGGGTTGTGACGTGCCACCGATCCGGTGCGAGGGACATCACATCCTGCCGTGGTGGGACGGCGGCGAGACCTGCCTGTCCAACGGCGTCCTGCTCTGCACCCACCACCACCATCTGGTCGAACCCGACCCCACCGCAGCACCGGCCAGTCGATGGACCATCCGACTGGACCACCACGGACTGCCCGAGGTCATCCCACCGGTACGGATCGATCCGCGACAGCGACCCCGACAACATGTCCGCTTCACCGAACGATCCATGCGACAACGCCGCTGAACCCGCGGGCCGAATATCCATCCGGATCCGATCCGATCCCGGAGAGTTGGGAGTTGATCACTCCGCGTATGCCCACGCGCGCCGGAGCGGAGTCAGCACATCCGGCGACCAGCAGCTGCCCAGTGCCCGACGCAGAGCGACGAACGCGGCGGATCCACGGCCCTTGGATTCTGGTTTGCGTCCGCCAGCGCTTCGGACCGGCTGCCGCCGCAGTCGATCTTGGACCGATCAGCTGTGCGACGCCGCCAACAGCTCCATCGCCGCCCAGTCCTGGATCGCTACACCGACCGACTTGAAGACGGTTCGTCCCGACACGGCGGGTGCTCCGCCGACGATCGTGGTCAACTCGGTCAGATCGTCGGTGCCGATCAGATCGGCCCGCACGGCGTCGATCAACTCGCCGGACTCGGTCATGCAGGCGGCAAGATCATCGACAACAACCGACGCGGCGTCGGTGATCAACTCGGAGGGGAACTCGTGCATCGACGGTTTGTACGAGCCCACCGCGTTGATGTGGACCCGTTCGGCCAACTCCGTCACCGCGAACAGCGGCGCAGTGCTGGAGGTGGCACAACAGATGATGTCGCAGCGACTCAGGTCGCGATCGCCGATCGCCACCACAGCAAGGTCCACCTCGGGAAGCTCTGCCCGCAATCGGGCCATCAGCGGATCGGCCCTGGACGGCGTTCGAACCACGACGGTCACCTCGCTCAGCGGCCGCACCGCGTGCACCGCCCGGACCTGATCGGCGGCCAGCGCTCCCGCGCCGAAGATCGCCAAGCGCGAGGCGTCCGGCGCGGCCAGCAGATCCGTGGCCAGTCCGGTGATCGCCCCGGTCCGCAGGGAGGTGATGGTCTCGGCCGGGGCGACCACCGAGCGGTCGGTCGCGGTGCTCGACCAGCTGACCAGACCGCTGATCATCGGATCCCGACCGGCGGCCAGTGACAGGATCTTGACCACCAGGGACTCACGGCCGCTGTGCCGGGTCGGCATCACCAGATAGCCGGAGTCGGCGAGCGCCAGTCGCTGCGGCAGCTCGAAGGCCCCGTCGCGCAGGTCGGCGAAGGCCTCCCGCAGGGCACTGATCAACACCCGTGGCTCGAGCAGCGAACGGGTTGCGGCGTCGTCCAGCGTGATCAGAGGCATCGAAGTCGTAGGATAGTCGACAATGAACAAGACCAGCCGCTACCTGGAACCGCTGATCCGGGAGTCCACACCGAGCATCATCGCCGACAAGATCCGCGATGCGATTGGTCACGGCGACATTCCCGCCGGCGCTCAGCTCTACGAGGCCGATCTCGCCCGCACCCTCGGGGTGAGCAGGGGACCGCTCCGCGAAGGACTGCAGCGGCTCACCCAAGAAGGTCTGCTGACCTCGGTCCGCAATCGCGGTGTCTTCGTGATCGAGATGACTCCCGACAATGTCCGCGACATGTACCTGCTGCGCAGCGCGATCGAACGCGCCGCGCTCGGCCTGCTGCTCAAACGCGACCCCTCTGGTGCCCGAGACCGGTTGACCGACATCTGCATCGAGATGGAAAAGGCCCATGACGTCCCGGCTCGTTCCGAGGTCGATATCGCGTTCCACGAGGAGCTGGTCGCGCTGTCCGGCAGCGAACGGCTGCGCCGGGTGCACCGGACCATGATCACCGAAACCCGGATGTGCATCCACGCGCTGGCCGAGAGCTACGCGCTGTCCGACGACCGCGTTGCCGAGCATCAGGCGATCGCCGACGCGATCGCCAAGGCCGATCCCGATGACGCCGATCGGCTGATGGTGGAGCACATGGACGATGCGCTCGCCCGACTGATGCCCGCAGAGTGAATCGCGACCCGAAATCAGTGGCGCTCGAATAGCACGATCGTGCTAGATTTGTGCTGTGACCAAGGGGGGCGAGACGAAGACCGCGATCCTGCATCGCGGCGTCGCCACCGCGTTCCGGGTCGGTCTCGGCGGGCTGACAATCGGCGAGTTGGCCCGCGACACCGGTCTCAGCAAGAGCGGTCTGTACGCCCATTTCCGGTCCAAGGAAGCGCTGCAGCTCGACGTGCTGGCCCAGGCCAGGGCTGAATTCATCGACGCTGTGCTGCGACCGGCCGTAGCGGTGCCGCGCGGTGAGCCGCGGGTCCGTGAGCTGTTCGTCCGGTGGCGTGACAGCGGCGGTCAGCGCGTTCCCGGTTGTTGCCTGTTCGTCAAGGCTCTCACCGAATTCGAGGGCCAGGACGGCGCCGTCCATGATCAACTGATCCAAGATCATCGCGATCTCTATGACTCGGTCGCGCAGATCTTCGGCACCGGGATCAGTGAGGGCCAGTTCCGTGCCGACGCTGATCC
Protein-coding sequences here:
- a CDS encoding GntR family transcriptional regulator, coding for MNKTSRYLEPLIRESTPSIIADKIRDAIGHGDIPAGAQLYEADLARTLGVSRGPLREGLQRLTQEGLLTSVRNRGVFVIEMTPDNVRDMYLLRSAIERAALGLLLKRDPSGARDRLTDICIEMEKAHDVPARSEVDIAFHEELVALSGSERLRRVHRTMITETRMCIHALAESYALSDDRVAEHQAIADAIAKADPDDADRLMVEHMDDALARLMPAE
- a CDS encoding ornithine cyclodeaminase family protein, giving the protein MPLITLDDAATRSLLEPRVLISALREAFADLRDGAFELPQRLALADSGYLVMPTRHSGRESLVVKILSLAAGRDPMISGLVSWSSTATDRSVVAPAETITSLRTGAITGLATDLLAAPDASRLAIFGAGALAADQVRAVHAVRPLSEVTVVVRTPSRADPLMARLRAELPEVDLAVVAIGDRDLSRCDIICCATSSTAPLFAVTELAERVHINAVGSYKPSMHEFPSELITDAASVVVDDLAACMTESGELIDAVRADLIGTDDLTELTTIVGGAPAVSGRTVFKSVGVAIQDWAAMELLAASHS
- a CDS encoding sulfatase family protein, which produces MTSPSRTADRAPNIVLITTDQHHWKAMGTRTPILQTPHLDRLAAEGVTVDRAYCPNPLCTPSRASILTGQYPSSHGAWTLGTKLDESATTVAGLLSAAGYRTSLIGKAHLQPLASVPGQTSIETPEHFRDWDLWRSFHGPFYGFDHIEITRNHADEQWVGAHYALWMQEQGLTDWPRYFRNTDGSGGRLHRWDLPAEYHYTRWTGDRTLAMIDDAVTTERPFFTWASFHDPHPPYLVPEPYASMYDPADCEPGELVPGELDQMHPWFAETQKDDPDFSRWFETPYATHGFNRQVIDKDTMRQHLAIYYGMISFIDDQVGRILDSLDQRGLTDNTLVVFTTDHGHFLGAHGLTAKGPFHYEDLIRIPFLARFPPQIPAGSATESITSLIDLAPTFLAAAGQPTPGAMQGVDQLRAWSGGAPARDHAVVENRFQPSRVHIRSYVDDRYKITIYRGDDHVEVFDLQQDPDELHNLAKDPAHADLIAHLSHRFLDAELQREASNQVRISHA
- a CDS encoding TetR/AcrR family transcriptional regulator; translated protein: MTKGGETKTAILHRGVATAFRVGLGGLTIGELARDTGLSKSGLYAHFRSKEALQLDVLAQARAEFIDAVLRPAVAVPRGEPRVRELFVRWRDSGGQRVPGCCLFVKALTEFEGQDGAVHDQLIQDHRDLYDSVAQIFGTGISEGQFRADADPMQLAFALGGIMYAGYHWSSVVGPAEATSRSQRAFEDLLNSVRS
- a CDS encoding HNH endonuclease signature motif containing protein, with protein sequence MTNGTFIADAAGDAASGRSSVSDWLSPGFLDGPSDDHPCWDEGSRWDLELPDDPGDLVHTVAPPLVGVRQAVDRIASTQLWQLSDIELLERLDQLGAVADRLRGEQLRVIAETRRRRICEDQQGWTVADRITDTGRLRPRQGRAMVRLAEQLERFELIAAAIGSADVTVEQATAICTSLKNLPATADPVEVEGLQSELIIRAAEFPADALRRLANRLIEQLEPDTVDERLGAQLEAEERRARRDRYLTWRHGEHGSIDFHGRLPAVAGEAFIGQLDAYEKQARAKGLDHRIDPDTEVPTLAQRRADALTAMIDDLARRQLAPSVHGDRPRVVIVIDYEHLLAGLRSGGVILGSDETVTPGEARRLACGADLLPAVFGGPSTVLDLGRRVRLFTGALRQALTLRDGGCAFPGCDVPPIRCEGHHILPWWDGGETCLSNGVLLCTHHHHLVEPDPTAAPASRWTIRLDHHGLPEVIPPVRIDPRQRPRQHVRFTERSMRQRR